The following is a genomic window from Nitrosomonas communis.
CATTTTTGCAAATCAGCACTCAAGCAATATACAGTACAAGATTTTATTTCTCTAGTGCGCAAACATAACATTGCTTTTCATGAGAAAAAGCTGGGGCAGCTATTTTGTGATGACTCGTCCAAGCAGATCATTAATATGCTACTCACGGAAGCGCGTCAGGCAGGAGTCAAGCTGGAGACACAAACATGTGTGTTTGATATTGAGGCTGTTCCAGGTGGTTATTGTGTCAAGACCAATAAAGGTGATCAAATCTGCACTTCGCTTGTGATTGCAACAGGTGGCCTTTCTATTCCGAAAATCGGAGCAAGCAATTTCGGTTATGAAATCGCCAGGAAGTTTGGTTTGAATGTCATCGAACCCAGAGCCGGCTTGGTCCCTCTGACTTTTGACGGTGCGTTATTGGAGCGGTGCAAAGCATTGAGCGGTGTTTCAGTCGAGGCGAAAGTCTGCTACCAAAAGCAGGTCTTTGCTGAAGGACTGTTATTTACCCACCGCGGCTTAAGCGGCCCATCCATCTTGCAAATCTCGTCTTACTGGCAAGAAGGAGAGCCAATCAGGGTGAATCTGGCGCCTGGAATAGATGTTTTCAGGTTTCTAAAAGAAAAGAAGCAAAGCAACTCAAAAATGCACGTAAGTAATGCCCTTTCTGAGATTCTCCCCAAACGCCTGGCACAAAGCATCTGCGATGAGCAGACGTGCAATGGTATATTGGCTTCATTGCCTGATAGCAAGCTGGCAGCGCTTGCGCGCGCAGTCAATGACTGGCACATCCATCCCACTGGCACTGAAGGCTACCGCACAGCAGAAGTCACGGTAGGCGGTATCGATACGCAAGAACTCTCATCGCAGACAATGGAAGTCAAAAAACATCCCGGTCTGTTTTTTATCGGAGAGGTCATCGATGTGACAGGCCATTTAGGAGGCTTTAATTTCCAGTGGGCCTGGTCTTCGGGTTATGCTGCAGGGGTGGTTGTGTAGCGTACACCATCTATAAGGAATTAGAATTTAGGCTTATCTTTTGCTGAGGTATACCGTTTGACGCCCTCTATGATCTCCGCTTTGGCATCTTCAATACCGCCCCAACCTTCAATCTTGACCCATTTGCCCTTTTCTAAATCTTTGTAGTGCGAAAAGAAATGTGCAATCTGCGCACGCATGAATTCAGATAGATCATCCACCGATTTAATTTGCGTGTAAAGGCTGCATAATTTGTCAATCGGCACGGCCACTAACTTGATATCTTCACCGGCCTCATCGGTCATTTTTAATGCGCCAAGCGGTCGACAGCGAACAACTACACCAGTAATCAAGGGTACCGGCGAAATAACCAGCACATCTACTGGATCTTTGTCCCCGGATAAGGTATGCGGGATATAACCATAATTACATGGGTAATGCATGGAAGTAGACATAAAGCGATCTACAAACAGGGCACCCGTTTTCTTGTCCATTTCATATTTGATGGGATCAGAATTCATGGGTATTTCAACGATCACATTGAAATCATTGGGAAGGTCATGACCTGAATCGACACGATCTAAGTTCATTGGCAGTCCTGAAAATTGTTAATACGCTATTATAACGGTAAGCGTTGATTATCACGGCATGATCGATTGATTCATGCTTAACTTTCCTTCTATAAAATGGTACGTTAACTTAGTCTTATGCGCATGTTACTTAAACTGGTTATTTTCATGGCAGCCGGCTACGCGGCTTTGTTATTATTGGTATTTTTTGCCCAATCGTATCTTATCTATTTCCCGCAACGCAACATTACCTTTACACCCGATCGGGAAGGCCTTGCCTATGAGCCGGTGACGATTGCCACGGCTGATAAGGAAACCCTACATGGATGGTTTGTACCGGCCCCTTCCGCTGCTAAAGGAACCATTCTTTTCTTTCATGGCAATGCTGGTAATATTTCCCATCGGAGGGATTATTTATTGACGTTTTATCGATTGGGGTATAACACCTTCATTTTTGATTACCGAGGTTATGGCAGAAGCAGCGGTTCACCGTCAGAAACTGGCACGTATCAAGACGCATCAGCAGCATGGCAGTATTTGACCGAAATAAAAGCTATCCCACCTTCTCGGATCGTGCTATTCGGTGAATCACTTGGCGGTGCTGTCGCAGCATGGCTTGCTGCCAAGCAAAAACCCGGCGCATTAGTGTTGGCGTCGGTATTTATTTCGGTACCTGACCTGGCATCAGAATTGTATCCATTCCTGCCAGTACGCCTTCTCTCCCGATTCCAATACAATACGATCGATTATTTGCAGTCTGTCACTTGCCCGGTATTGGTCGCGCATAGCCCGCAAGATGAGATCGTGCCTTTTTGGCACGGTCAGGCGCTCTTTCAGGTAGCAGCCGAACCGAAACTATTCCTGACATTGCAGGGCGGGCACAACGAAGGCTTCATTTTTAGCCGTAAAGAATGGGCCATGGCACTGGATGATTTTATCAGTACCAGATTGGGGGAGGCTGGTAGATTATCCCAGTAATTCCATTTCTAAATTAAGCCTAACTCTGCCAGCTCTACCTTACTGTATTATTTATACTGCTGGCGGTTTGCCTTCGTGTCATCTTTGATTTAAAAATGGAATAACAGGGTAATCAATATATTGTTTGGCTTGAATTGGCAAAGACTGACATTTGCGCAGCTTGCTGGTTTGGTATGCTTGCCGCGAACAGTCATTAATAATCATTGTCAGATGGGATACTAATTGAGACAGAAGCTGCGAATATATTTTTTAAGAATTTGTTTGCTTATGGAAGGTCTGCTAGATGAGCTTGGATCCATTGAAACGGAATAAATCATTTCAATTAACCAAGAATATAAGGAGATCCAGATGAAATTGCGTCATTTTATCGTTATGCTATGCCTGCTTATCTTTAGTAACGGAGCATACGCATATCGTTGTACGATCGATATGAGAAAAATTGATGAGGCTTTGGCAAAAAAGCCGGCAATCACTGAAACACAAGAAGCCGAGGTCCGGAAGTTGCGAGCTGAAGGTGAAACCTTACATAACAAAGGAAAGCATACAGAAGCACTGGAAGCGCTTCATCGAGCGCTGGAAATACTAGATGTCCAGTAACCATTTTAGGAGAAGGAAAATAATAGTACTCACTTACTCAGTGTTCATAATATTGGAATATTAAGAATAAATGACTCAGACTTATTTTGATCATAACGCTACCACCGCAGTAGATGAAAGCGTATGGGAAGCCATGTTGCCGTATTTTCGGCAGGAATATGGCAATGCCTCTAGCCGCCATGCATTGGGTATGGCAGCGCGCCGTGCGATCAGCCAGGCACGTGAGCAGGTCGCGCAGGCTGTCGGAGTGCAGCCATCACAGATCATCTTTACCAGCGGCGGATCAGAAGCAAACAACCTTTTTATCAGAGGGGTGGCGGATTATTTAAAGCCTTCTCAGTTAGTCATCAGCGCGATCGAACACCCCTGCATCAGGCGGCCAGCCCAGGAATTGGCACGAAGAGCAAGTGAGCGCTGGCAGTTACGTCAACTGACGGTGAATGAATTGGGGCAGGTGCAATTGGAAGATGTACGTAATGCCTTGGCAGACCGACCTGCTATGGTATCAGTGATGTTAGCAAACAATGAAACCGGTGTGATTCAGGAGGTTGCTAAAATCGCGGACATGGCCCGCGCCCAAGGCGCCTGGATGCATACCGACGCAGTTCAGGCATTCGGCAAGATTCCGTTCGATTTCAATGAATTAAAAGTGCATGCGATGACTATTTCAGCACATAAGATTTATGGTCCCAAGGGCGCAGCAGCATTAATTATCGATAAGCGGCTACTGCTTAAGCCACTGATATATGGTGGAGGGCATGAAAATGGGCTGCGTTCAGGTACAGAGAATGTGCCCGCTATCGTCGGTTTCGGTGTGGCCTGCGAGCTGGCCTGCTCGCGCATAAACGAGATGTCCACGCGCTTAACCGAATTGCGCGAATATCTAGAACGAGGCTTGCTTGCAATGGGTGCGATTATTTTTGGATTAGACGCGCCACGCTTACCCAATACCTGTTATTTTGCGCTGCCGGAGATTGAAGGAGATACGCTGGTTGTTCGGCTGGATAAAGCGGGTTTTGCAGCTGCCAGCGGTGCTGCCTGCTCCAGTGTGACACCTGGGCAGAGTCATGTGCTGGAAGCAATGGGAGTTGACCCTATGCTGGCGCGTTGCGCAGTAAGAGTGAGCCTCGGATATGACAATACTATGACCGAAATTAATGATTTCTTGAAAACCGTGGGCAAAATCGCACGAGAGCTGAAGAGCTTGAATGGAATGCTACTGCAATGATTACCTTCAATATAGTTATCAAATTAAGGAAAATTTGATTTTTTCCAGTAGAATAACTTACCCATATTCATGTCCCGACACGACAAATTATAATTATAACAAGATTAATAATGCGTCAAATGATGCTATGACTAACAAAAAAAGCCCAATCCCTGTGAAAGCAATTGTTTTGAGTGCAGGTCAGGGACGGCGGTTACTCCCTCTCACTGAAAATACGCCTAAGTGCTTGTTACCCGTTTTCGGCAAGCCTGTGATCGCATGGCAAATCGATGCTTTACTGAGGGCAGGCATCGAAAATATTACCGTGATTGTTGGATTTCAGGTAGGAAAGGTGGAGGCATTACTCGCAGAGCGTTACGCTGATCATCCACAAGTCAGAACGCGCTTTAACCCTTTTTTTGAGGTGGCGGATAATCTTGCCAGTTGCTGGATTGCGCGCGATGAGATGACAGATGATTTTCTATTGCTGAATGGCGATACACTTTTTGATGCCGATTTATTATCATGTGTGCTACACGCTGAAATGGCGCCTATCACGCTTTGTGTAGACTTCAAGCAAATATTTGATGAAGATGACATGAAAGTGGAACTGGATACTGAAGGATGGGTTAGACATGTCAGTAAAGAGCTCACTGCAGAGCAAACAAACGCAGAATCAATCGGTTTGATTTATTTCCGCAAACAAGGCGTTCAGCTTTTCCGTGCTGCGGTTGAGCACGCATTGCGCGATCCAGCCAGGCTTAAATCCTGGTATCTCAGCATTATTGATAAGTTGGCTCAGCAGCGTTTGGTGAATTCCTGTTCTGTACATGGATGCCATTGGGGTGAAATTGATTTCATAGATGATTTGCGCAGAACAGAAACTTTGTTTGCGATACAGGGCGACGCGCTTAAGAAAGCAAACCCAATGGAAAGCGTAGTAGGCGATAAAACATTACCTTCTTCTATCTAAGCTTATGACCATAACCGTTTTTAATGGCACCATGCAAAAATTTGGTGCGCCGGCTACTGTCATCCGTCAGTATACCCATTGGAGCGTGCTACTGCGTCCTGCCCAGCTTACCCTGGGTGCGCTGGTCCTTGTTGCACATGAGCCAGCCCAGGCATTTTCTGAATTAAGCCCAGCGAGCTTTATCGAATTACACCAAGTGATCGGGCAAATTGAGCCTGCTCTGAAGAAAGCGTTCAATTACGACAAACTGAACTACTTGATGCTGATGATGGTGGATCCTGATGTTCATTTCCACGTGATCCCACGTTATGCACATTCACAGCAATTTACCGGACAAGAATTTATGGATGCAGGCTGGCCGGGTGTCCCTAATTTCAGTCAAATCAATCCCACCGATAGCGTCACCAATCAACTCATCATGAAACACATTACTGCTTGTTGGGAATAAATAAGATAACATGTCTGATAGAAATACACCGCCTGATTTTCCATTGCGCGAAGCACATGCACTTGTGCGTGATTTGATGACACCCAATCCATGGATTTACTGGCTGGATTTTCTGGTACACATCACACTCGGCTGGGCTGCGTTTATAACGGCGCTGCATAGCTCATTTCTCTCCGTGTGGCAAATTCTTGCTTGTGGTGTGGCGGTATTGGCTTTTTATCGGTCGGCGATCTTTATTCATGAACTGGCCCATCTCAAAAAAGGCACATTTAAAGTATTTCGTTTAGTATGGAATCTGATCTGCGGCATTCCATTGATGATTCCCTCGTTTACTTATGATGGCGTGCATAACGATCATCACAAACGGGATGTGTACGGTACCAGCAAGGA
Proteins encoded in this region:
- a CDS encoding BaiN/RdsA family NAD(P)/FAD-dependent oxidoreductase — encoded protein: MFRGYDVIIIGAGAAGLMCAIQAGKRGRHVWLIDHMAKIAEKIRISGGGRCNFTNLHAQHRCYLSQNPHFCKSALKQYTVQDFISLVRKHNIAFHEKKLGQLFCDDSSKQIINMLLTEARQAGVKLETQTCVFDIEAVPGGYCVKTNKGDQICTSLVIATGGLSIPKIGASNFGYEIARKFGLNVIEPRAGLVPLTFDGALLERCKALSGVSVEAKVCYQKQVFAEGLLFTHRGLSGPSILQISSYWQEGEPIRVNLAPGIDVFRFLKEKKQSNSKMHVSNALSEILPKRLAQSICDEQTCNGILASLPDSKLAALARAVNDWHIHPTGTEGYRTAEVTVGGIDTQELSSQTMEVKKHPGLFFIGEVIDVTGHLGGFNFQWAWSSGYAAGVVV
- the ppa gene encoding inorganic diphosphatase, with protein sequence MNLDRVDSGHDLPNDFNVIVEIPMNSDPIKYEMDKKTGALFVDRFMSTSMHYPCNYGYIPHTLSGDKDPVDVLVISPVPLITGVVVRCRPLGALKMTDEAGEDIKLVAVPIDKLCSLYTQIKSVDDLSEFMRAQIAHFFSHYKDLEKGKWVKIEGWGGIEDAKAEIIEGVKRYTSAKDKPKF
- a CDS encoding alpha/beta hydrolase — translated: MRMLLKLVIFMAAGYAALLLLVFFAQSYLIYFPQRNITFTPDREGLAYEPVTIATADKETLHGWFVPAPSAAKGTILFFHGNAGNISHRRDYLLTFYRLGYNTFIFDYRGYGRSSGSPSETGTYQDASAAWQYLTEIKAIPPSRIVLFGESLGGAVAAWLAAKQKPGALVLASVFISVPDLASELYPFLPVRLLSRFQYNTIDYLQSVTCPVLVAHSPQDEIVPFWHGQALFQVAAEPKLFLTLQGGHNEGFIFSRKEWAMALDDFISTRLGEAGRLSQ
- a CDS encoding cysteine desulfurase family protein, which translates into the protein MTQTYFDHNATTAVDESVWEAMLPYFRQEYGNASSRHALGMAARRAISQAREQVAQAVGVQPSQIIFTSGGSEANNLFIRGVADYLKPSQLVISAIEHPCIRRPAQELARRASERWQLRQLTVNELGQVQLEDVRNALADRPAMVSVMLANNETGVIQEVAKIADMARAQGAWMHTDAVQAFGKIPFDFNELKVHAMTISAHKIYGPKGAAALIIDKRLLLKPLIYGGGHENGLRSGTENVPAIVGFGVACELACSRINEMSTRLTELREYLERGLLAMGAIIFGLDAPRLPNTCYFALPEIEGDTLVVRLDKAGFAAASGAACSSVTPGQSHVLEAMGVDPMLARCAVRVSLGYDNTMTEINDFLKTVGKIARELKSLNGMLLQ
- a CDS encoding phosphocholine cytidylyltransferase family protein; this encodes MKAIVLSAGQGRRLLPLTENTPKCLLPVFGKPVIAWQIDALLRAGIENITVIVGFQVGKVEALLAERYADHPQVRTRFNPFFEVADNLASCWIARDEMTDDFLLLNGDTLFDADLLSCVLHAEMAPITLCVDFKQIFDEDDMKVELDTEGWVRHVSKELTAEQTNAESIGLIYFRKQGVQLFRAAVEHALRDPARLKSWYLSIIDKLAQQRLVNSCSVHGCHWGEIDFIDDLRRTETLFAIQGDALKKANPMESVVGDKTLPSSI
- a CDS encoding HIT family protein, whose translation is MTITVFNGTMQKFGAPATVIRQYTHWSVLLRPAQLTLGALVLVAHEPAQAFSELSPASFIELHQVIGQIEPALKKAFNYDKLNYLMLMMVDPDVHFHVIPRYAHSQQFTGQEFMDAGWPGVPNFSQINPTDSVTNQLIMKHITACWE